The nucleotide sequence ACCTACTACACAATGGGCTGATCGGCGATCGCGATGCCCGTTGGGTACGCTGCCGTGTATTATGCAGAAATTAAGACGAGCTATGGCATGTCTCTTACCGCATCAAAGAAAACCAAGACCAGCCTACTGTACTTCGCCCTGCTCGCCATGACGTGCACGATGGACAGAGGTATGGACAGGACCAGGTACGCGGTGACGATCGAGTTCACCACCACGAAGAACCTGACAATGCAAATGAAACAATGTATGCACGTAATTTAACAACGCAGCTCAGAGCACCGGCCTGTGTTGACCAAGAAAACACAATCATCAATTAAGTTGGTGGACCGGTTTAAAGGATCGATGCACGTACGTTAGGGTCGGGAGATCGCTGTACTGCGCCTTGAACCGGAGGAACTGCGTGAAGAAGGGCAGCGTCTGGTTGGTGGTGCCCATGGCGATGGCGCTGCCCACGGTGGCGATCACCGCGACGAAGCGGAGGATGAGGTCGAGCACGGCTAGCCCGCGGGTAGCCGCCCTGCGGCTCCCGCTGCTGGCGGCCACCCCGAGCACGGCGGCCTTGGAGGTCTCCCCGCCGTGCTCCGACACCGGGGCTTTGCTGTCCTCCATCGTTGACGCGCCGAGACACCGCCTCTCGCCCTCGCCTTCGTCTAGTGAAGGCGGCTACCTGCGTCAAGGTTTACTGGTCTGGATGTTGTTGGACGTTGCTCGCacgtgtttatatatatatacgtgCAGGAAGAGCTCCGTGGAGTGTGCATGTGGATGTGGATTAGGTGATTCTGATGTGAGCACGTGATGCGCGCGTACGTGCCGGGGAATGCAGTTTGGTTGGCAACAACTCTCACTTGCTCCATCAGATCAGGGCTAACGACATCAGCTTGCTTTATGTCAGTGGACGGCAGCGTCTGCGACGACACGCTCCATGCCTCTGCTTCAACTCCTCCCAGCTCCATAGCACGGGATGCTTTTATGCTCTAAAAGCTAACTTAGCAgatggatgcaatgcaaggctaaCCATTTTACTTAGCAGATGGATGCAATGCAAGGTGCCCCGTCCGCTGATTTTTTTCCCCACCCCGCACGTGCACCTCGTCCCATCGCACCGCCCAtttttgcaacatgtgcaacatttatatgaaacaattgcaacatgtgcaacatcccataatctatttttgcaacatccatatgaaacaattgcaacatacctctgtaatgtctgaaacacttaaaacatacgcttgcaacatgcgttttcatCGCAACATTTCGAGGCCACTACGTCATCGAAAGCGGCCACGACCTTCTGGTGGGGAACGGCGACGTCAGCAGCACCTTGGCATCACCCCCAACAGCACCTCGGCGTCACCCTAGCATCATCTCGACGCGTGCGGGAGACAAGGCACGGCGCGTAGCGAGCTAGAGTTGGCGTGGCGGGGGGATGGAGTGTAGCACGTCaacggagagcgtggcgcgggaTGAAGTGCGGCGCTGATGGGGGAGCCGCGCTGCGTGGGATGGGGTGCGCGGTGGGGAAGACGGCAGGAGCGAGCGCACGGCGTAGCAGCACGCGATGGACGAGCACAGGAGTGGGAGATATTTTCGAGAAAGGTAGGGAGACGTGGAGAGGAAGTAGGCCTGTTGGGCCATGGTAGCGAGCAGACCCGAAAAGCCTTAAGCAGTGCAGTGGGCTTCTAATTAGCCAGCTTGTTTAACGGCCTGCTCGGCTAGAAGAGGCCCATCAGTTTGAGTTCTCATTTGGGCTGCACGACACCAGGCCGAATCAAATAAACAAGGCAATACACAGCCAGGCTACTTTTGAGCCCAACAATGCTTTATGTTCAGACCCAAAAGTTTCTGTTCTTACGTCAGCCCACGATGGAGATCGGAGAACATACTTGGACACCCATTTTCCATCTTATCCCCTGAAGATCAGCGAGCCAAACATGAGCCCATCCGCCCCAGTCTCACTCCAACCAAAGCCATCGGAGGAGCAGCTGAACGACCATGGCCTCGCCGCTGCTCAAGTCACACTCTCAgctcgccgccgctgctgccctgCACTCCGCGAGGAGAGCtgaccgccatggccgctgccctGCGACAGTACACGTATCGTTCTCTTTCAAATCCCATGTTCCGACTGTTTCCACTTTTCAGTTGCTTCAAGTTTCACATTTATGCATGATGTTTCTGTGCAGATCGGCAGGTTCCAGGACCACGGGCTCAGGTCCGGCCGTTCTAAGGTACATGACCTCTTATCCTGAAACGAAAAATATGGAGAAATGTTCATGTTCACGTAGTAAATTCGAGGCAAGCCTACAGCGTTGCATAGAAATGGCGTGCTTCGTGCTGACAGCCAGGTGATAAGGATGTAAAACCATATGGATAAACAGAGTACAGTGTCGTATGCCTATGTTTCTATGCAGGCCCTTTCTGAAATCTGAAGAAACAGACTAACCGAGTGCGAtactatggccctgttcgcttgtcttataaactgtactttttagcttgttttttcagtcagaacagtgttttcctctcacaataaatcagttagaacagtgtttcagcttgcttttttcagcgaagcgaacggggacACGTTGTGTTACGTTAGGTTGCTTCTATAAATAAATAGTACTGCTACCCATGAGACCATGACATGAATGAACAGAGTCCAGTTGCATTGACGGTTCGCTAATGTTCAGATCTATGGATCTTGTGCTGCGTTGCAGAGATCCGGTTCAGCGAAGGTGAGCGCCTTCCCGTCGCTGGACGTGGTGCCCCTGATGGTgacgatggtggagcacgtggaCATGTCGCGGGACTACGTCGTGACCAAGTCCATCTGGCATCTCAGCGACGCCGCCCTCAAGAGCGTTTGTGAGTCCTGCTCCTGCCACCGCCACCGTCGTCTCAGCACATGAGCTCCGCGCGCCCTTTGATCTGAAACCGCTGACCGTTTCCCTCTCGATCGATCGCGCGCAGATACCTTCTACGCCATGTTCACGGTCTGGGGAGTCTGCTTCTTTGCGTCCATGAAGGCAAGCATGCACAGTACTAACATACACCATGTAATTGCACTATTTCCTCGAGTGTTCATGACACACAGCTTGCTTGTGGGTTAAATCAAAACAGGATCCCTTCTACGACAGCGACACGTACAGGAGCCAGGGTGGAGATGGAACCGTGCACTGGTACTACGATAGGGTAAGCACGCACGCAGGCACCTTTGCACAGTGTCTGTATGTGCCTCTTTTTCTTAGGCTGCATGATCGAAGAATCAAAGCAGTTAGCCTATCCTAGCCACAGATAACTTTACTGACATCTTGTGCAATGTTCATTGGCAGCAAGAGGACCTGGAGGCGTCTGCGAGGGAGGAGCTGCTCAGGGAGGAGCTGCTCGAGGAGATTGAGCAGAGGGTTGGGGGCCTCAGGGAGCTGGAGGAAGTAGTCACAAAGTGATTATAATACGGGTGTTACTAATCAGTTCTCTATCAGAACTTCGTTAGCAAATAAGTTCAGACTTCTTTGCTGTCCTGCTCAAGTCTGTATATGGCCCAAACGCCTGGATGAACTGCGCTACTGCAGTGCAATAGCAGGATACATACAGTTTGTTTTCTTAAGGGAAACAGGAGGGGAGTGCACCCCTACTGCATGTTTTTAATAAAAGAAAGTTACAGTATTTACAGAAACAAGACAGGCCCTACCCAAGGATACATGTAGTTGGCcagtagcaccacattgtcagtGTTTGCGTCAGTGCTTAATGacgtgtccacacattttagtccAGATAATGAAGGATTGGGTACGATAGCATCTGGACCCCTTTCTGCTTTACAGTTCGGCCAACTTCGAAGTACAACTGTGCAACTACAGAACTCTGTGTATAGTACATGGCAAACTAGAACTGTAGTTGTACAGCATCGATCGCCGCTTGGCGCAGACAGTTCAGAGGCGTACAGGTACATTACACAGGCACCGCCTGGCGTCTGCAGCCTGCAGGCCTCGCCGGCAGCTACGCGAACGGCGCACGCAAGCAGCGGTGAGCGGTGCGCCGAAACACGCAGCGGCGAGGGCCGGGCCGCGCCGGGGGAGACCGAGGCTGCAACGCTGACGAGTGGCCAGCAGTCAGACGACGGGCCGGACCCCTACCGGTCACGTACGGCCTACGAGGAAACTGGCTGATGCCTTGTTTAGAttcaaaaaatttggcaaaatggacaccgtagcgttttcgttgttatttgacaattagtatccaatcatagtctaattaggcttaaaagattcgtctcgtggatttcgtctaaactgtgtaattaattttattttttatttatatttaatgcttcatgtatgcgtccaaagattcgatgtgacgagaaatgtaaaaaattttgcaaaattctcAGAGAACTAAACTGGGCCTGAAACTGGCTGCTCGCTGTGAGAGTGAAACACCAGACCAGCCGGCTGCTCCTCCTCATAGAACACTATTCATCAACCAGTCGCCTTTTCTCTCGTGAACCAGCGAACGAGGCCACTACGACCGAGGCCAGCGGCAGCGTCTCCGATGCACGGCTTCGCAATCAGAGCCATGAATTTTTGAGCTGCCGATGAGCGATGGTAGCACGCCATCTTTTGTAAGAACAAACTTTACTGAACTCTGGCTTaaccccaccccccacccccattCCCTTTTAAACACATGGGCCCACTTCGGCCTACCCCATATTtaacttgttcgacttcttttttcagccgattgttttttctctcacaataattcagtcagaacattattttttagccagtttcagtCGAAATTCTGCCAGCCAAACAGGGCCATAGAAGCAAAAACATGGTAGGAATGAGAAAAGATATGTAAATTGTACCGGGATGCAACTACAAAACAAAGGATTGAAAAACATAGGAATTTAAAAAGAAATAATCATTTGGATGGACTCTAGGAAAAACGTAAGATTTTTACCAAAAGGTTTGAGTGGATGCTAAAGTTCGGTTAGTTTCGCGAGCTGAGCAGTGGGTTCTCTACTGTGTAACTTGCCTTTCAAGTTCTCAGGTAAGACGTgagtgctcgtatttttctgaatttattttagAATTTAATGGTGTTATTTTTTACTATGATTGGTGAAAAAATGAACATGCTGAAATGAAAACAAAATTTGGTGTGCGAAAGTCTTTAACTTATACTCCTTCCTTCGAAAATGTGATAACATATTTTAATTTAACTCTTCCCAATTCAAACTTCTCC is from Miscanthus floridulus cultivar M001 chromosome 7, ASM1932011v1, whole genome shotgun sequence and encodes:
- the LOC136464483 gene encoding photosynthetic NDH subunit of subcomplex B 4, chloroplastic-like isoform X1 — its product is MASPLLKSHSQLAAAAALHSARRADRHGRCPATVHIGRFQDHGLRSGRSKRSGSAKVSAFPSLDVVPLMVTMVEHVDMSRDYVVTKSIWHLSDAALKSVYTFYAMFTVWGVCFFASMKDPFYDSDTYRSQGGDGTVHWYYDRQEDLEASAREELLREELLEEIEQRVGGLRELEEVVTK
- the LOC136464483 gene encoding photosynthetic NDH subunit of subcomplex B 4, chloroplastic-like isoform X2 — encoded protein: MASPLLKSHSQLAAAAALHSARRADRHGRCPATIGRFQDHGLRSGRSKRSGSAKVSAFPSLDVVPLMVTMVEHVDMSRDYVVTKSIWHLSDAALKSVYTFYAMFTVWGVCFFASMKDPFYDSDTYRSQGGDGTVHWYYDRQEDLEASAREELLREELLEEIEQRVGGLRELEEVVTK
- the LOC136464482 gene encoding casparian strip membrane protein 3-like, with the protein product MEDSKAPVSEHGGETSKAAVLGVAASSGSRRAATRGLAVLDLILRFVAVIATVGSAIAMGTTNQTLPFFTQFLRFKAQYSDLPTLTFFVVVNSIVTAYLVLSIPLSIVHVMASRAKYSRLVLVFFDAAMLALVTAAASAAAAVVYLAHKGNARANWFAICQQFDSFCERISGSLIGSFAAMALLLLLILLSAAALARS